The Staphylothermus marinus F1 genome has a segment encoding these proteins:
- a CDS encoding DNA double-strand break repair nuclease NurA — protein MSEESLEELFPAPEQGEPLTSIVFKGVREEAEKIIKYLNTNYLLEEKDYFRKILVEKKMLKKIEILSSDVKPCCLALDTSFTSPPLELTGGKLLVITRSHLFYGCRSLGGEEKTGTVGYVRFIQGDEKIGTPYSKIVEREFIREVLVKKKNGLLDLDIVLLDGELFPRIPPGYVGKRNSESVIIKAYNRILDLTQQILELAEETNTVIVGVIKRVYGMDLQVVLDNPMIKVNDKAFSTFILNSGEWIDIGSYTSILNYLNKYIEKHRANLEPRRIRSLIERREWITRVINAAPTTKNVRVATYKAIHPTYFMIATKIEAYPTRKTSLDNIVSYLSYITGNNGVPDPIDKVDTMSMIKKELLYIVQQQLYTELTNKTKNPLLALSLAGLTNPEKMFKIGFK, from the coding sequence TTGAGTGAAGAATCCCTAGAAGAATTATTTCCCGCTCCTGAACAGGGAGAACCGCTTACATCTATAGTTTTTAAGGGTGTTAGGGAGGAAGCAGAGAAGATCATAAAGTATTTGAACACGAATTATTTACTTGAGGAAAAAGATTATTTTAGAAAAATACTTGTTGAGAAGAAAATGTTGAAGAAAATAGAAATTCTCAGCAGTGATGTGAAGCCTTGTTGCTTAGCATTAGATACAAGCTTCACCTCACCACCACTAGAACTTACTGGGGGGAAACTGCTCGTTATAACTAGGTCTCACTTATTCTATGGATGCAGAAGCCTTGGTGGAGAAGAAAAAACAGGTACTGTTGGGTATGTAAGGTTTATACAGGGAGACGAGAAAATAGGGACTCCCTACTCGAAAATTGTTGAGAGAGAATTTATTAGAGAAGTGCTTGTGAAGAAGAAGAATGGATTACTTGACTTAGACATTGTTCTCCTAGATGGAGAACTTTTCCCACGAATCCCTCCAGGATATGTTGGTAAGAGGAATAGTGAAAGCGTTATAATTAAAGCTTATAATAGGATCCTAGACTTAACACAACAAATACTAGAGCTTGCTGAAGAAACAAATACTGTTATTGTAGGAGTTATTAAGAGAGTTTATGGTATGGATCTACAAGTTGTCCTCGACAACCCCATGATCAAGGTTAACGATAAAGCATTTTCAACATTCATACTGAATAGTGGGGAGTGGATCGATATAGGATCGTATACTAGTATATTAAATTACTTAAACAAATATATTGAGAAACACCGAGCCAACCTCGAACCACGCAGAATAAGATCGCTTATAGAGAGAAGAGAGTGGATAACAAGAGTAATCAATGCAGCTCCTACAACAAAGAATGTTAGAGTAGCAACATACAAAGCAATACACCCAACATACTTCATGATAGCAACAAAAATCGAAGCCTACCCAACCAGAAAAACCAGTCTAGACAATATAGTATCATACCTATCATATATAACGGGAAACAATGGAGTACCAGACCCCATAGACAAAGTAGACACAATGAGCATGATAAAAAAAGAACTACTCTACATAGTTCAACAACAACTCTACACAGAACTAACAAACAAAACCAAAAACCCACTACTAGCACTAAGCCTAGCAGGACTAACCAACCCAGAAAAAATGTTCAAAATAGGCTTCAAATAA
- a CDS encoding ATP-binding protein, protein MKLIGLIGSGSSTAYAPVIIWDRVEHYAKEEQLVVVDDSRRSMRFLGVLRLIRRYEPFLDSRKRTSYVDNPDLVETGTLPHSSGYVSIIGVISENGVVEPQLPPNPGSKVYVVESPTDLSLELGGGLVIGVHKYSGIEIPLDPRGIPYHIGVVGATGTGKSRLVKAFIDEVLAKTNYNIIVFDHTGMDYSVFYKDNVVEGSRTVLDISLITDMILYRTGLNRNTYEPYIMVSLLSYIYNYIREKHPELLQELIGSSSGGRQKTLVPKTPSFQEFLNKIDYSRLQEILAEKNIVWDITSFKEQLIRTLQNMRARDSSKIRLGIALDVYLGKQFFESLNKRDMLPRDIVGYAGNNRLVVVDLSTEDLEARRYIVSSVINELWRIIEEKREPINTLVVIDEAHNYACRSCGVSHRAITRIAREGRKWGLGVLLATQRIIDIDPEIRGNINTWLFSKLQTPGDFNELKGYMDLSGISENTLAILGKREFFVAGLMNPLRIPILIKVRTVE, encoded by the coding sequence TTGAAGCTTATTGGTCTTATAGGTAGTGGGTCTAGTACTGCTTATGCTCCAGTTATTATTTGGGATCGTGTTGAGCATTATGCTAAGGAGGAGCAACTTGTAGTTGTTGATGATTCCCGGAGGAGTATGAGGTTTCTCGGTGTTTTAAGGTTGATTAGGCGTTATGAGCCTTTCCTCGATTCTAGGAAGAGAACTAGTTATGTTGATAATCCTGATCTTGTTGAGACTGGTACTCTTCCACATAGTTCTGGCTATGTCTCGATTATTGGTGTTATTTCTGAGAATGGAGTGGTTGAGCCTCAATTGCCTCCAAATCCTGGTTCTAAAGTGTATGTTGTTGAGTCTCCAACGGATCTAAGCCTTGAGCTTGGCGGGGGGCTTGTTATTGGTGTTCATAAGTATAGTGGTATTGAGATCCCCCTCGATCCACGGGGGATTCCTTATCATATAGGTGTTGTGGGTGCTACTGGTACTGGTAAGTCGAGGCTTGTTAAAGCGTTTATAGATGAGGTTTTGGCTAAGACAAACTATAACATAATAGTCTTTGATCATACTGGGATGGATTATAGTGTGTTCTACAAAGACAATGTGGTTGAAGGTTCTCGTACAGTACTAGATATAAGCTTGATCACAGACATGATCCTTTATAGAACAGGTCTTAACAGGAACACCTATGAACCATACATAATGGTCTCCCTACTATCATATATATACAACTATATACGTGAAAAACATCCAGAACTCCTCCAAGAACTTATAGGTAGTAGCAGTGGTGGTAGGCAGAAAACACTAGTTCCCAAAACACCTTCTTTTCAAGAATTCCTAAATAAGATAGATTATTCTAGGCTTCAAGAAATACTTGCTGAAAAGAATATTGTATGGGATATTACTAGTTTTAAAGAGCAACTAATTAGAACCCTGCAGAATATGAGGGCTAGAGATAGTTCTAAGATCAGGCTTGGAATAGCTTTAGATGTTTATCTTGGCAAACAATTTTTTGAATCACTTAATAAACGAGATATGTTGCCTCGAGATATAGTTGGGTATGCTGGTAATAATAGGCTTGTAGTTGTTGATTTAAGCACAGAAGATCTTGAGGCGCGTAGATATATAGTGTCCTCAGTTATAAATGAGTTGTGGAGAATTATAGAGGAGAAACGAGAACCAATCAATACACTTGTAGTTATAGATGAAGCACATAATTATGCTTGTAGGAGTTGTGGTGTATCACATAGAGCTATAACGAGGATTGCTAGGGAAGGGCGTAAATGGGGTCTTGGAGTTCTCTTAGCAACGCAGAGAATAATAGATATAGACCCCGAGATCAGAGGCAATATTAATACTTGGTTGTTCAGCAAACTCCAAACACCAGGAGACTTCAACGAGTTAAAAGGCTACATGGACTTATCAGGTATAAGTGAAAACACCTTAGCAATTCTGGGTAAGCGAGAATTCTTCGTGGCAGGGCTCATGAACCCGCTTAGAATACCCATACTTATAAAGGTGAGAACGGTTGAGTGA
- a CDS encoding PD-(D/E)XK nuclease family protein, with the protein MVIEEYIIELTDQELCGSGVQKILSGTSHLVRASNIARGAAFCIYAARLAEAIGAVTDFVSIIPGRGRLTHQLLAVALPQIFYGPNGVDLIKGRLPYSTIESYVNNTYKDLVEAGIVNKEAIEEFEDKLVNESITYATKMIYSLSRVMPIFISRIGLNEGSLRLFTELFMYSYRFHVVGIIDAVIEDPISRKALVIEWKTGKTPENWEIAQAYTYALMEAERLGHEDPVGAVRDREDVVPIVIRPTGKITVYSIADTFRTADKTIDKYELIRNILLSAEHLVLTITEYTDYIDKNTAKICSIRGLHGQKISAFRRAPKDLPRSNPVKYGNKYPCRICRYKEACKFYMKTYEDWTLLDRIAYRARHAIYKIRENAQKPIKELYNLYTANNYNIERLIEAIIRLENTLGESGNRIDYFEKASLSEPYEIILERKVREYEKSTEPIKLKTLREGKPVLIIFNDPYVNNPLLRLSFHGRVEEIEIEPSRKGDKVYVHVAAPNIPSRLQLEILRRTTFRNREYLEKIIGVEINVDLTQLELQAIDAFHRGSRKVAELNILAKTAEKIRKKYRDAMFSVLFIEGLLKGENKTW; encoded by the coding sequence TTGGTTATTGAAGAATACATTATTGAACTAACTGATCAAGAACTCTGTGGTAGTGGAGTACAAAAGATTTTATCTGGCACATCTCATCTAGTTAGGGCTAGCAATATTGCTCGAGGTGCTGCTTTCTGTATTTATGCTGCTCGTTTAGCTGAGGCTATTGGTGCAGTAACTGATTTTGTATCTATAATACCTGGGAGGGGGAGATTGACTCATCAGTTGTTAGCTGTGGCTTTACCGCAGATATTTTATGGTCCGAATGGAGTTGATCTTATTAAGGGAAGACTTCCATATTCAACTATAGAATCATATGTCAACAATACATACAAGGATTTAGTAGAAGCTGGAATAGTGAATAAAGAAGCTATTGAAGAGTTTGAAGATAAACTAGTTAATGAATCTATTACGTACGCTACTAAAATGATTTATAGCTTATCTAGAGTAATGCCTATTTTTATAAGTAGAATAGGATTGAATGAGGGAAGTCTTAGATTATTTACAGAACTATTCATGTATAGTTATAGGTTTCATGTTGTAGGAATCATTGATGCCGTTATAGAAGATCCTATTTCTAGAAAAGCTCTTGTTATTGAGTGGAAAACGGGTAAAACGCCAGAAAACTGGGAGATTGCACAAGCTTATACTTATGCTTTAATGGAGGCTGAAAGACTTGGACACGAAGATCCTGTTGGTGCTGTTAGAGATAGAGAAGACGTTGTTCCAATAGTGATAAGACCTACTGGAAAAATTACGGTATACAGTATAGCGGATACTTTTAGAACAGCTGATAAGACAATTGATAAATATGAATTAATTAGGAACATATTATTATCTGCAGAACACCTAGTCTTAACAATAACAGAGTATACAGATTACATAGATAAAAATACTGCTAAAATCTGTAGCATAAGAGGATTGCATGGACAAAAAATATCTGCTTTCCGCCGGGCGCCAAAAGACTTGCCACGCAGTAATCCTGTTAAATATGGAAACAAATATCCCTGCAGAATTTGTAGGTATAAGGAAGCATGTAAATTCTACATGAAAACATATGAAGACTGGACACTACTAGATAGAATAGCCTATAGAGCTAGACACGCCATATATAAGATTAGAGAGAATGCTCAAAAACCCATAAAAGAGCTATACAATCTATACACAGCAAACAATTATAATATAGAAAGACTAATTGAAGCCATAATTAGGCTGGAAAATACACTGGGTGAGAGCGGAAATCGTATAGATTACTTTGAAAAAGCATCACTAAGTGAACCATATGAAATAATCCTTGAGAGAAAAGTTAGAGAATACGAGAAATCCACAGAACCGATCAAGCTTAAAACGTTAAGAGAAGGAAAACCCGTTCTAATAATTTTTAATGATCCTTATGTGAATAACCCGCTTCTCAGACTAAGTTTCCATGGTAGAGTCGAAGAAATAGAGATAGAGCCTTCAAGGAAGGGAGATAAAGTATACGTTCACGTCGCCGCCCCTAATATTCCATCGAGACTACAACTTGAAATACTAAGAAGAACTACATTCCGTAATCGAGAGTATCTTGAGAAAATAATAGGGGTCGAGATAAACGTTGATTTAACCCAGCTAGAACTACAAGCAATCGACGCATTCCACCGCGGTAGCCGTAAAGTCGCTGAACTCAATATATTAGCTAAAACTGCGGAGAAAATTCGTAAAAAATACAGAGATGCAATGTTTAGTGTCTTGTTTATCGAGGGCTTATTAAAGGGGGAGAATAAGACATGGTAA
- the pdxT gene encoding pyridoxal 5'-phosphate synthase glutaminase subunit PdxT produces the protein MRIGVLGFQGGVYEHVYMLKKSFHELGINGKVLIVKKPQQLHDLDGIIIPGGESTTISILARKTNVLELLREKIVEGLPVMGVCAGAIMLAKEVVDQVVGETKQPLLGVMDIAVTRNYFGRQRESFELDIVLDELDDKPFRAVFIRAPAITKYWGATKPIGIINYNGEKVVVAARENNKLALSFHPELTSDTRIHRYFIEKIIKK, from the coding sequence ATGAGGATAGGTGTTCTAGGCTTTCAAGGAGGAGTATATGAACATGTATACATGTTGAAGAAATCCTTTCATGAACTAGGGATCAACGGCAAAGTGTTAATTGTGAAGAAGCCACAACAACTCCATGACTTAGACGGTATCATTATTCCCGGAGGGGAATCGACAACAATCAGCATATTAGCTCGTAAAACAAATGTATTAGAATTACTTAGAGAAAAGATAGTGGAAGGATTACCAGTTATGGGTGTTTGTGCGGGAGCAATAATGCTAGCAAAAGAAGTAGTCGACCAAGTAGTTGGAGAAACAAAGCAACCCCTACTAGGAGTCATGGATATAGCTGTTACAAGGAACTATTTCGGTAGGCAACGAGAAAGCTTTGAACTAGATATAGTATTAGATGAACTAGATGATAAGCCATTCAGAGCAGTATTCATTAGAGCACCAGCAATAACAAAGTATTGGGGAGCAACAAAGCCGATAGGTATAATAAACTACAATGGGGAAAAAGTAGTCGTTGCAGCTAGGGAAAATAATAAGCTAGCTCTATCATTTCATCCAGAACTTACAAGCGATACTAGAATACATAGGTACTTTATTGAAAAAATTATAAAGAAATAA